One Meles meles chromosome 13, mMelMel3.1 paternal haplotype, whole genome shotgun sequence DNA segment encodes these proteins:
- the CSGALNACT2 gene encoding chondroitin sulfate N-acetylgalactosaminyltransferase 2 isoform X4, with the protein MPRRGLILQTRTHWLLLGLALLCSLVLFLYLLECAPQTDGNAPLPGVVGENYGKEYYQALLQEQEEHYQTRATSLKRQIAQLKQELQEMSEKMRSLQERKSVGANGIGYQGNKEQTPSDLLEFLHSQIDKAEVSIGAKLPSEYGVIPFESFTLMKVFQLEMGLTRHPEEKPVRKDKRDELVEVIEAGLEVINNPDEDDEQEDEDGPLGEKMVFNENDFIEGYYRTERDKGTQYELFFKKADLMEYRHVTLFRPFGPLMKVKSEMIDITRSIINIIVPLAERTEAFVQFMQNFRDVCIHQDKRIHLTVVYFGKEGLSKVKSILESVTSCGHSLRVQIWPAILLELFN; encoded by the exons ATGCCTAGAAGAGGATTGATTCTTCAGACCCGGACCCACTGGCTACTCTTGGGTCTCGCTTTACTCTGCAGTTTGGTACTATTTTTGTACCTCCTGGAATGTGCCCCCCAAACTGATGGAAATGCACCTCTTCCTGGTGTTGTTGGGGAAAATTATGGTAAAGAGTATTATCAAGCCCTCCTACAGGAGCAAGAAGAACATTATCAAACCAGGGCTACCAGTCTAAAACGTCAAATTGCCCAACTAAAACAAGAATTACAAGAAATGAGTGAGAAGATGAGATCACTGCAAGAGAGAAAAAGTGTGGGGGCTAATGGCATAGGCTATCAAGGCAACAAAGAACAAACACCTAGTGATCTTTTAGAATTTCTTCATTCCCAAATTGACAAAGCTGAAGTTAGCATAGGAGCCAAATTACCTAGTGAGTATGGAGTCATTCCCTTTGAAAGTTTTACCTTAATGAAAGTATTCCAGTTGGAAATGGGTCTCACTCGCCATCCTGAGGAAAAGCCAGTTAGAAAAGACAAACGAGATGAATTGGTAGAAGTCATTGAAGCTGGCTTGGAGGTCATTAATAATCCTGATGAAGATGATGAACAGGAAGATGAAGATGGTCCCCTTGGAGAGAAAATGGTATTTAATGAAAATGACTTCATAGAAG GTTATTATCGCACCGAGAGAGATAAGGGCACACAGTATGAACTCTTTTTTAAGAAAGCAGACCTTATGGAATATAGACATGTGACCCTCTTCCGCCCTTTTGGACCTCTCATGAAAGTGAAGAGCGAGATGATTGACATTACTAGATCAATTATTAATATCATTGTGCCACTTGCTGAAAGAACTGAAGCATTTGTGCAGTTTATGCAGAACTTCAG GGATGTGTGTATTCATCAGGACAAGAGAATTCATCTCACAGTGGTGTATTTTGGTAAAGAAGGATTATCTAAAGTCAAGTCTATCCTAGAATCTGTCACAAG TTGTGGCCATTCCCTAAGAGTCCAGATTTGGCCGGCCATTCTTCTCGAATTGTTCAACTAA
- the CSGALNACT2 gene encoding chondroitin sulfate N-acetylgalactosaminyltransferase 2 isoform X3, translating into MPRRGLILQTRTHWLLLGLALLCSLVLFLYLLECAPQTDGNAPLPGVVGENYGKEYYQALLQEQEEHYQTRATSLKRQIAQLKQELQEMSEKMRSLQERKSVGANGIGYQGNKEQTPSDLLEFLHSQIDKAEVSIGAKLPSEYGVIPFESFTLMKVFQLEMGLTRHPEEKPVRKDKRDELVEVIEAGLEVINNPDEDDEQEDEDGPLGEKMVFNENDFIEGYYRTERDKGTQYELFFKKADLMEYRHVTLFRPFGPLMKVKSEMIDITRSIINIIVPLAERTEAFVQFMQNFRDVCIHQDKRIHLTVVYFGKEGLSKVKSILESVTSESNFHNYTLVSLNEEFNRGRGLNVGARAWDKGEVLMFFCDVDIYFSAEFLNSCRLNAEPGSQKGFWLLARFWLWNDLSVSIRFPDNWWI; encoded by the exons ATGCCTAGAAGAGGATTGATTCTTCAGACCCGGACCCACTGGCTACTCTTGGGTCTCGCTTTACTCTGCAGTTTGGTACTATTTTTGTACCTCCTGGAATGTGCCCCCCAAACTGATGGAAATGCACCTCTTCCTGGTGTTGTTGGGGAAAATTATGGTAAAGAGTATTATCAAGCCCTCCTACAGGAGCAAGAAGAACATTATCAAACCAGGGCTACCAGTCTAAAACGTCAAATTGCCCAACTAAAACAAGAATTACAAGAAATGAGTGAGAAGATGAGATCACTGCAAGAGAGAAAAAGTGTGGGGGCTAATGGCATAGGCTATCAAGGCAACAAAGAACAAACACCTAGTGATCTTTTAGAATTTCTTCATTCCCAAATTGACAAAGCTGAAGTTAGCATAGGAGCCAAATTACCTAGTGAGTATGGAGTCATTCCCTTTGAAAGTTTTACCTTAATGAAAGTATTCCAGTTGGAAATGGGTCTCACTCGCCATCCTGAGGAAAAGCCAGTTAGAAAAGACAAACGAGATGAATTGGTAGAAGTCATTGAAGCTGGCTTGGAGGTCATTAATAATCCTGATGAAGATGATGAACAGGAAGATGAAGATGGTCCCCTTGGAGAGAAAATGGTATTTAATGAAAATGACTTCATAGAAG GTTATTATCGCACCGAGAGAGATAAGGGCACACAGTATGAACTCTTTTTTAAGAAAGCAGACCTTATGGAATATAGACATGTGACCCTCTTCCGCCCTTTTGGACCTCTCATGAAAGTGAAGAGCGAGATGATTGACATTACTAGATCAATTATTAATATCATTGTGCCACTTGCTGAAAGAACTGAAGCATTTGTGCAGTTTATGCAGAACTTCAG GGATGTGTGTATTCATCAGGACAAGAGAATTCATCTCACAGTGGTGTATTTTGGTAAAGAAGGATTATCTAAAGTCAAGTCTATCCTAGAATCTGTCACAAG TGAGTCTAATTTTCACAATTACACTTTGGTCTCCTTGAATGAAGAATTTAATCGTGGACGAGGACTAAATGTGGGTGCCCGAGCTTGGGACAAGGGAGAGGTCTTGATGTTTTTCTGTGATGTTGATATATATTTCTCAGCTGAATTCCTTAACAGCTGCCGGTTAAATGCTGAGCCAG